The Hyphomonadaceae bacterium ML37 genome includes a region encoding these proteins:
- the odhB gene encoding 2-oxoglutarate dehydrogenase complex dihydrolipoyllysine-residue succinyltransferase, whose amino-acid sequence MTEIKVPTLGESVSEATVGAWQVSEGDAVKRDDVLVELETDKVAVEVRAEEDGVISKITAKEGETVEIGAVLGELDAGASGSSGKASEETKPEAAKPEPKPVETKSDDKKPEDKTAGDKPAESAVSGDGNKAMPAARRVAEENDLDLNTVEGTGKDGRVTKGDALKALEGGGAAPAPAKAEAPKAEAPKAEAPKAQASKPREPGPREERVKMTRLRQTIARRLKDAQNTAAMLTTYNEADMSAIMTLRKQVQDDFTAKHGVKLGFMSFFVKACVAALKDVPAVNAEIDGTDIIYKNYYDIGVAVGTDKGLVVPVARDCDVKSLARIESDIGELGKRARDGKLAIEDMQGATFTISNGGVYGSLMSSPILNAPQAGILGMHKIQDRPVAINGEVKIRPMMYLALSYDHRIVDGKEAVTFLVRVKESLENPQRLLLDI is encoded by the coding sequence ATGACCGAGATCAAAGTCCCGACCCTGGGCGAATCCGTTTCCGAAGCCACTGTCGGCGCCTGGCAGGTGTCCGAAGGCGACGCCGTGAAGCGCGACGACGTGCTGGTGGAGCTGGAGACCGACAAGGTCGCCGTGGAAGTGCGCGCCGAGGAAGACGGCGTGATCTCCAAAATCACGGCCAAGGAGGGCGAAACCGTCGAGATCGGGGCGGTGCTGGGCGAGCTGGACGCCGGCGCCTCGGGATCATCCGGGAAGGCCTCTGAGGAGACAAAGCCCGAAGCGGCAAAGCCGGAGCCGAAGCCCGTAGAGACAAAGTCCGATGACAAGAAGCCTGAGGACAAGACGGCCGGGGACAAACCGGCCGAGAGCGCGGTGTCCGGCGACGGAAACAAGGCCATGCCGGCCGCCCGGCGCGTGGCGGAGGAAAACGATCTCGATCTGAACACCGTCGAGGGCACCGGCAAGGATGGCCGCGTGACCAAGGGCGATGCGCTCAAAGCGCTGGAAGGTGGCGGCGCCGCGCCGGCGCCGGCCAAGGCTGAGGCGCCCAAAGCCGAGGCGCCCAAAGCCGAGGCGCCCAAAGCGCAAGCGTCCAAGCCGCGCGAACCCGGGCCGCGCGAAGAGCGGGTGAAGATGACCCGCCTGCGCCAGACCATCGCGCGCCGGCTGAAGGACGCCCAGAACACCGCCGCCATGCTGACCACGTATAACGAGGCGGACATGAGCGCGATCATGACCCTGCGCAAGCAGGTCCAGGATGACTTCACCGCCAAGCACGGCGTGAAGCTGGGCTTTATGAGCTTCTTCGTGAAGGCCTGCGTCGCAGCGCTCAAGGACGTGCCGGCGGTCAATGCCGAGATCGACGGGACCGACATCATCTATAAAAACTACTATGACATCGGCGTGGCCGTGGGCACCGACAAGGGCCTGGTGGTGCCGGTGGCGCGCGATTGCGACGTCAAATCCCTGGCTAGAATCGAATCTGACATCGGCGAGCTGGGCAAGCGTGCGCGCGACGGCAAGCTGGCCATCGAGGACATGCAGGGCGCCACCTTCACCATCTCCAATGGCGGCGTGTACGGCTCGCTGATGAGCTCGCCCATATTGAATGCGCCCCAGGCCGGCATTCTGGGCATGCACAAAATCCAGGACCGCCCGGTGGCCATCAATGGCGAGGTGAAAATCCGCCCGATGATGTATCTGGCCCTGTCCTATGACCACCGCATCGTCGACGGCAAGGAAGCCGTCACCTTCCTGGTGCGCGTGAAAGAGAGCCTGGAAAACCCGCAGCGGCTGTTGCTGGATATTTAG
- a CDS encoding DUF6364 family protein has protein sequence MTKNLTLAIDDDLLDRARVVAAMKRTSVNAMIREYLERLVQAELDADEVTQALLKLSREGSWDMGDWTPSRDETYSGSPRFDR, from the coding sequence GTGACCAAAAACCTCACCCTGGCCATCGACGATGATCTGCTGGACCGTGCGCGCGTGGTGGCGGCCATGAAGCGCACCAGCGTCAACGCCATGATCCGCGAATATCTGGAGCGGCTCGTACAGGCTGAACTGGACGCTGACGAGGTGACGCAGGCGCTTTTGAAGCTGTCGCGCGAGGGATCGTGGGACATGGGGGACTGGACGCCCAGCCGGGACGAGACCTATTCAGGAAGCCCGCGCTTTGACCGTTGA
- a CDS encoding transcriptional regulator, with protein sequence MGAFDPQGLDDVIHGKLRLAVMSYLSAVDDSSFTELRERTSASDGNLSVQLRKLEEAGYVAQDKQFVDRRPHTRVRMTPDGRKAWIAYLDALRAMIEAG encoded by the coding sequence ATGGGCGCGTTCGACCCCCAGGGGCTGGACGATGTCATCCACGGCAAGCTGCGCCTGGCGGTGATGAGCTATCTGTCCGCCGTGGACGATTCCAGCTTCACCGAGCTGCGCGAGCGCACCTCGGCGAGCGACGGCAATCTCTCGGTCCAGCTGCGCAAGCTGGAGGAGGCGGGCTACGTCGCCCAGGACAAGCAGTTCGTCGACCGGCGCCCCCATACACGGGTGCGCATGACGCCCGACGGCCGCAAGGCCTGGATCGCCTATCTCGACGCCTTGCGCGCGATGATCGAGGCGGGGTAG
- a CDS encoding DUF2188 domain-containing protein yields MSRKKDQHVVPHPEGWAVKTAGASRAGSVHRTQAEAIDVARERAKGNESEMFIHGKNGQIRERNTYGKDPYPPEG; encoded by the coding sequence ATGAGCCGGAAGAAAGATCAGCATGTAGTCCCCCACCCAGAAGGATGGGCGGTTAAAACCGCCGGTGCGTCCCGGGCAGGGTCTGTACACCGCACTCAAGCAGAAGCGATTGATGTCGCACGAGAGCGGGCAAAGGGAAACGAATCGGAAATGTTCATTCACGGTAAGAACGGGCAGATTCGAGAACGCAACACCTACGGCAAAGATCCCTATCCCCCGGAGGGTTGA
- a CDS encoding response regulator gives MSGSFERVRVLILEDNVHMSTILRTILQGFGVRTITETRDAADAFEIMRNASPDLALVDYMLGDVDGLEFTRLIRTATDSPNKYLPIIMVSGHTDRTRVMEAINAGVNEYLAKPVRPVDLYNRLVSMIERPRRFVKAPGYFGPDRRRRQDPRYSGPMRRSTDAENAETED, from the coding sequence ATGTCAGGCAGTTTTGAACGGGTGCGGGTCCTGATCCTCGAGGACAATGTGCACATGTCCACCATCCTGCGCACGATCCTGCAGGGGTTCGGCGTGCGCACGATCACCGAGACCCGCGACGCGGCCGATGCGTTCGAGATCATGCGCAACGCCAGCCCGGACCTGGCGCTCGTCGACTATATGCTCGGCGATGTGGACGGGCTGGAGTTCACACGCCTGATCCGCACCGCCACCGACAGCCCGAACAAATACCTGCCCATCATCATGGTGTCCGGCCATACCGACCGCACACGGGTGATGGAGGCGATCAACGCCGGCGTAAACGAATACCTCGCCAAGCCGGTGCGTCCGGTGGATCTGTATAACCGCCTGGTCTCGATGATCGAGCGTCCGCGCCGCTTCGTGAAGGCGCCAGGCTATTTCGGCCCCGATCGCCGCCGCCGCCAGGACCCGCGCTATAGCGGCCCCATGCGCCGCTCTACCGATGCGGAGAATGCGGAGACGGAAGATTAG
- a CDS encoding PIN domain-containing protein, whose protein sequence is MTVETFLDTNILLYAAGAQRSAPEKHAIAQGLLTTDFGVSAQTLGEFYFNAVRKGKPPMAQEAAEVWVRQLSRKPFQLIDAPLVFRAMSLAQRYQIRYWDAAILAAAEKLGAKTVYSEDLNHGQAYGDVTVINPFI, encoded by the coding sequence TTGACCGTTGAGACGTTTCTGGACACCAACATCCTGCTCTACGCAGCGGGCGCCCAGAGAAGCGCCCCGGAAAAGCATGCGATCGCGCAGGGCCTCCTGACGACGGACTTCGGCGTTTCGGCGCAAACACTGGGCGAGTTCTACTTCAACGCGGTGCGCAAGGGCAAACCGCCCATGGCGCAGGAGGCGGCGGAAGTCTGGGTCCGCCAACTGTCGCGAAAGCCGTTCCAACTGATCGATGCGCCGCTGGTGTTTCGCGCCATGTCGCTCGCCCAGCGCTACCAGATTCGCTACTGGGACGCCGCCATCCTCGCCGCGGCTGAAAAGCTCGGCGCCAAGACCGTCTATTCCGAAGACCTCAATCACGGCCAGGCCTATGGCGATGTCACCGTGATCAACCCGTTCATCTGA
- a CDS encoding IS3 family transposase (programmed frameshift): protein MRKSRYSEEQIIGMLREHDAGVSTKEVCRKYGISDATFYKYKAKFGGMSVSDAQRLKVLELENSRLKRLLADAMLDNAALKDIGSKKLLTPDVKRQAVHHMVTRHGLSERRACALAELDRSTFQYQKRSSDDDVLRTRLRDIAGERRRFGYRRLGILLEREGLYANHKKIYRLYREEGLAVRRRRGRKRAVGTRRPILLPVAANHRWSLDFVSDALSDGRRFRTLCVVDDFTREALAVVVDTSLSGMRVARELDRLIEQRGTPRMIVSDNGTELTSHALLRWQKESGVEWHYIAPGKPTQNAFVESFNGRFRDECLNEHLFSSLHEARGLIEAWRIDYNTQRPHTALGGLAPCVYAERTRHPRPGSLELRASSAHRALTNHINPERKANRLY, encoded by the exons ATGCGAAAGAGCCGTTATTCGGAAGAGCAGATTATCGGCATGCTGCGCGAGCACGACGCCGGTGTGAGCACGAAGGAGGTCTGCCGCAAGTACGGCATCTCCGACGCAACCTTTTACAAATACAAGGCCAAGTTCGGCGGGATGTCGGTGTCCGATGCCCAGCGTCTGAAGGTGCTGGAGCTGGAGAACAGCCGGCTGAAGCGGCTTCTGGCCGATGCCATGCTGGACAATGCAGCACTGAAGGACATCG GCAGCAAAAAACTTCTGACGCCCGACGTTAAGCGCCAGGCCGTGCACCACATGGTGACCCGGCACGGTCTGAGCGAACGTCGGGCCTGCGCCCTTGCAGAGCTGGACCGATCGACCTTCCAGTATCAGAAGCGCTCAAGCGACGATGACGTCTTGCGCACGCGCCTGCGAGATATCGCCGGCGAGCGTCGCCGGTTCGGCTATCGCCGGCTGGGCATACTGCTCGAGCGCGAGGGCCTTTATGCGAACCACAAGAAGATCTACCGGCTCTACCGAGAGGAAGGGCTGGCGGTCCGGCGGCGGCGTGGCCGCAAGCGGGCCGTGGGAACCCGGCGCCCGATCCTGTTGCCCGTGGCGGCGAACCATCGCTGGAGCCTGGACTTCGTCTCTGACGCGCTGTCAGACGGGCGGCGCTTCCGGACGCTATGCGTGGTCGACGACTTTACGCGGGAGGCCTTGGCCGTCGTGGTCGATACCTCGCTGTCTGGGATGCGCGTGGCCCGTGAGCTTGATCGTCTGATCGAGCAGCGAGGAACGCCGCGCATGATCGTGAGCGACAACGGCACCGAACTGACCAGTCACGCGCTTCTGCGCTGGCAGAAAGAGAGCGGCGTGGAATGGCACTATATCGCACCTGGAAAGCCTACCCAGAATGCCTTCGTGGAGAGCTTCAACGGTCGGTTCCGCGATGAGTGCCTGAACGAGCACCTGTTCTCGTCGCTACACGAAGCACGCGGCCTGATCGAGGCGTGGAGGATCGACTACAACACCCAGCGTCCGCACACCGCGCTTGGTGGGCTTGCGCCCTGTGTCTACGCCGAGCGAACCCGTCACCCCCGGCCCGGCTCGCTTGAGCTACGCGCAAGCTCCGCTCACCGGGCCTTGACCAACCACATCAACCCAGAAAGAAAGGCGAACAGACTCTACTAA
- the uvrB gene encoding excinuclease ABC subunit UvrB codes for MARITADDTLLPDGVGDMSQAPFEAEPGALPAGISDPLSLPANWTPHRPAPREKSEGGKAFVLDAEYVPAGDQPEAIAALCEGVRGGERDQVLLGVTGSGKTFTMAKVIETLQRPALILAPNKTLAAQLYGEFRSFFPENAVEYFVSYYDYYQPEAYVARTDTFIEKESSINEAIDRMRHAATRSVLERDDVIIVASVSCIYGIGSVETYTAMVFDLKRGEDRNPREIMRQLTALQYSRNDAAFTRGTFRVRGDVLEIFPAHADTRAWRVSFFGDEIESIDEFDPLTGRAEASLDKVRVYANSHYVTPRPTLNQAIASIKAELKDRLEWMEAHGKLLEAQRLAQRTAFDIEMLEATGSCNGIENYSRYLTGRKPGEPPPTLFEYLPDNALVFVDESHVTIPQLGAMFKGDFSRKRTLAEHGFRLPSCLDNRPLKFEEWEAMRPPTLHISATPGKWELNQTGGVFTEQVIRPTGLIDPPVEVRPVAAKGFSQVDDVIDEARATAQKGFRTLITTLTKRMAEDLTEYMHEQGLKVRYMHSDVDTVERIELIRDLRLGVYDVLVGINLLREGLDIPECGLVAILDADKEGFLRSETSLVQTIGRAARNSESKVILYADRITGSMQRAMDETERRRTKQIAHNTAHGITPTTVVRGVSDVLKGVMEETAKGRSAKARGRGRDGKRPTGMAEGQAAFEPNNLRAVVADLEKRMREAAANLEFEEAARIRDEIKRLGE; via the coding sequence ATGGCCCGGATCACTGCAGACGACACGCTTTTGCCCGACGGCGTCGGGGATATGAGCCAGGCGCCCTTCGAGGCCGAACCGGGCGCGCTGCCGGCGGGCATTTCCGACCCGCTGAGCCTGCCCGCAAACTGGACGCCGCACCGGCCCGCGCCGCGCGAGAAGTCGGAGGGCGGCAAGGCCTTTGTGCTGGACGCCGAGTACGTCCCGGCCGGGGATCAGCCCGAGGCCATTGCGGCGCTGTGCGAGGGGGTGCGGGGCGGTGAGCGCGACCAGGTCCTGCTGGGGGTGACGGGGTCAGGCAAGACCTTCACGATGGCGAAAGTCATTGAAACCCTTCAGAGACCCGCCCTGATCCTGGCGCCCAACAAGACGCTGGCGGCGCAGCTTTACGGGGAATTCCGCTCGTTTTTTCCTGAGAATGCGGTGGAGTATTTTGTTTCCTATTATGACTATTACCAGCCTGAAGCTTATGTGGCGCGCACCGACACCTTTATCGAGAAGGAGTCCTCCATCAACGAGGCCATTGACCGGATGCGCCATGCGGCGACGCGGTCGGTGCTGGAGCGGGATGACGTCATCATTGTCGCCTCTGTCAGCTGCATTTACGGCATCGGCTCGGTGGAGACCTATACCGCCATGGTATTCGACCTGAAGCGGGGGGAGGACAGAAATCCCCGCGAAATCATGCGCCAGCTCACCGCGCTGCAGTACAGCCGCAACGACGCCGCCTTCACCCGCGGAACCTTCCGCGTGCGCGGCGACGTGCTGGAAATCTTCCCCGCCCACGCCGACACCCGCGCCTGGCGCGTCAGCTTCTTCGGCGACGAGATCGAGTCCATCGACGAGTTCGACCCCCTCACCGGCCGCGCCGAAGCGAGCCTGGACAAGGTCCGCGTCTACGCCAACTCCCACTATGTCACCCCGCGCCCGACGCTGAACCAGGCCATCGCCTCCATCAAGGCCGAGCTGAAAGACCGCCTGGAGTGGATGGAGGCCCATGGCAAGCTGCTGGAAGCCCAGCGCCTGGCCCAGCGCACCGCCTTCGACATCGAAATGCTGGAAGCCACCGGCTCCTGCAACGGCATCGAGAATTATTCGCGCTATCTCACGGGGCGCAAACCCGGCGAGCCGCCGCCCACCCTGTTCGAATACCTGCCCGACAATGCGCTGGTCTTCGTGGACGAAAGCCACGTCACCATCCCGCAGCTCGGCGCCATGTTCAAAGGCGATTTCAGCCGCAAGCGCACCCTGGCCGAGCACGGCTTCCGCCTGCCCTCCTGCCTCGATAACCGCCCCCTGAAATTCGAGGAGTGGGAGGCCATGCGCCCGCCCACCCTGCACATCTCCGCCACGCCGGGCAAATGGGAGCTCAATCAGACCGGCGGCGTGTTCACCGAACAGGTGATCCGCCCCACCGGCCTGATCGACCCGCCCGTGGAGGTGCGCCCCGTGGCCGCCAAGGGCTTCAGCCAGGTCGATGACGTCATCGACGAAGCCCGCGCCACCGCGCAAAAAGGCTTCCGCACCCTGATCACCACGCTCACAAAACGCATGGCCGAAGATCTCACCGAATACATGCACGAGCAGGGCCTGAAAGTGCGCTACATGCATTCCGACGTGGACACGGTGGAGCGCATCGAGCTGATCCGCGATCTGCGCCTGGGCGTCTATGACGTCCTCGTGGGCATCAACCTCCTGCGCGAGGGCCTCGACATCCCCGAATGCGGCCTGGTCGCCATTCTGGACGCCGACAAGGAAGGCTTCCTGCGCTCGGAAACCAGCCTCGTCCAGACCATCGGCCGCGCGGCGCGCAACAGCGAAAGCAAGGTCATCCTCTACGCCGACCGCATCACCGGCTCCATGCAGCGCGCCATGGACGAGACCGAGCGCCGCCGCACCAAACAAATCGCCCACAACACCGCCCACGGCATCACCCCCACCACCGTGGTGCGCGGCGTCTCCGACGTGCTCAAGGGCGTCATGGAAGAAACCGCCAAGGGCCGCAGCGCCAAGGCGCGCGGGAGAGGGCGCGACGGGAAGCGCCCCACCGGCATGGCCGAAGGCCAGGCGGCCTTCGAACCCAATAATCTGCGCGCGGTGGTGGCGGATCTGGAGAAGCGCATGCGCGAGGCGGCGGCGAATCTGGAGTTCGAGGAAGCGGCGCGGATCAGGGATGAGATTAAGCGGTTGGGGGAGTAG
- the sucC gene encoding ADP-forming succinate--CoA ligase subunit beta has product MNIHEHQAKALLKSFGAPVADGVAVFSAEEARKAADQLPGPLWVVKSQIHAGGRGKGKFKELPADAKGGVRLAFTKEDVERHAREMLGNTLVTHQTGPAGRQVNRLYIEDGADIARELYLSLLVNRDTGRVAYVVSTEGGMDIEEVAEHTPDKIITLNIDPETGVTDADAGAISDALNLDGAARTDMAALAPILYRAFTEKDMSMLEINPLIVMENGRLRVLDAKVSFDGNALFRHDDVRALRDLTEEDDKEIEASKYDLAYIALDGEIGCMVNGAGLAMATMDIIKLYGAEPANFLDVGGGASKEKVTHAFKIITADPNVKGILVNIFGGIMRCDVIAEGVVAAVKEVGLKVPLVVRLEGTNVERGKRILDESGLDITSADDLDDAAQKIVKAVRG; this is encoded by the coding sequence ATGAACATCCACGAGCACCAGGCCAAGGCCCTGCTGAAATCCTTTGGCGCCCCTGTCGCCGACGGCGTCGCCGTGTTTTCCGCCGAAGAGGCGCGCAAGGCCGCTGACCAGCTGCCCGGCCCGCTCTGGGTGGTGAAATCCCAGATCCACGCCGGCGGGCGCGGCAAGGGCAAGTTCAAGGAACTGCCCGCCGACGCCAAGGGCGGGGTGCGGCTGGCCTTCACCAAGGAGGATGTGGAGCGCCACGCGCGTGAGATGCTGGGCAATACGCTGGTCACCCACCAGACCGGCCCGGCGGGCCGCCAGGTCAACCGGCTCTATATCGAGGACGGCGCGGACATTGCGCGCGAGCTTTACCTGTCCCTGCTGGTCAATCGCGATACCGGCCGGGTGGCCTATGTGGTCTCCACCGAGGGCGGGATGGACATTGAAGAGGTCGCCGAGCACACGCCGGACAAGATCATCACCCTCAATATCGATCCCGAAACCGGCGTCACGGACGCCGATGCGGGCGCGATTTCCGATGCGCTGAACCTCGACGGCGCGGCGCGCACCGATATGGCGGCGCTGGCCCCGATCCTCTACCGGGCCTTCACCGAAAAAGACATGAGCATGCTGGAGATAAACCCGCTCATCGTCATGGAGAACGGCCGCCTGCGTGTGCTGGACGCCAAGGTCAGCTTTGACGGCAACGCCCTGTTCCGCCACGACGATGTGCGCGCCCTGCGTGACCTGACCGAGGAAGACGACAAGGAGATCGAAGCCTCCAAATATGACCTGGCCTATATCGCGCTGGACGGCGAGATCGGCTGCATGGTCAACGGGGCGGGCCTGGCCATGGCGACCATGGACATCATCAAGCTCTATGGCGCGGAACCGGCCAACTTCCTCGATGTGGGCGGCGGCGCCAGCAAGGAGAAGGTGACCCACGCCTTCAAGATCATCACCGCCGACCCGAACGTCAAAGGCATTCTGGTCAATATTTTCGGCGGCATCATGCGCTGCGACGTCATCGCCGAGGGCGTGGTCGCCGCGGTGAAGGAAGTGGGGCTGAAAGTCCCGCTGGTGGTGCGCCTGGAAGGCACGAATGTCGAGCGCGGCAAGCGCATTCTCGACGAAAGCGGGCTCGACATCACCTCGGCCGATGATCTTGATGACGCCGCGCAGAAGATCGTGAAGGCGGTGCGGGGGTAG
- the sucD gene encoding succinate--CoA ligase subunit alpha translates to MSILVNKSTKVLVQGLTGKTGTFHTEQALAYYGTRMVGGVHPKKGGESWTSGMDGAASLPIFASVAEGREATGATASVIYVPPAGAADAIIEAIDAGIELITCITEGIPVMDMVRVKARLDRSSSRLLGPNCPGVLTPEECKIGIMPGSIFKKGSVGVVSRSGTLTYEAVFQTSRVGLGQTTAVGIGGDPVKGTEFIDMLELFLADDATKSIIMIGEIGGAAEEEAAQFIKDEARKGRKKPMVGFIAGRTAPPGRTMGHAGAIVAGGKGGADDKIDAMKSAGITVADSPARMGVTLVEVLKG, encoded by the coding sequence ATGTCCATTCTCGTCAACAAATCCACCAAAGTTCTCGTCCAGGGTCTGACCGGCAAGACCGGCACCTTCCACACCGAGCAGGCGCTGGCCTATTACGGCACCCGCATGGTGGGCGGCGTGCACCCCAAGAAGGGCGGCGAGAGCTGGACCAGCGGCATGGACGGCGCGGCCTCCCTGCCGATCTTCGCCAGCGTCGCTGAAGGGCGCGAGGCCACCGGCGCAACCGCCTCGGTGATCTATGTGCCGCCGGCGGGCGCCGCTGACGCCATCATCGAGGCCATCGATGCGGGCATCGAGCTGATCACCTGCATCACCGAAGGCATTCCGGTGATGGACATGGTGCGGGTGAAGGCGCGCCTCGACCGCTCGTCCTCGCGCCTGCTGGGCCCCAACTGCCCCGGCGTGCTGACGCCTGAAGAGTGCAAGATCGGCATCATGCCGGGCTCCATCTTCAAGAAGGGCAGCGTGGGCGTGGTGTCGCGCTCTGGGACCCTGACCTATGAAGCGGTGTTCCAGACCAGCCGGGTGGGCCTTGGCCAGACCACGGCGGTGGGCATTGGCGGCGACCCGGTGAAAGGCACCGAATTCATCGACATGCTGGAGCTGTTCCTGGCCGATGACGCCACCAAGTCGATCATCATGATCGGCGAGATTGGCGGTGCTGCCGAGGAAGAAGCCGCGCAGTTCATCAAGGATGAAGCCAGGAAGGGCCGCAAGAAGCCCATGGTCGGCTTCATCGCCGGACGCACCGCGCCGCCGGGCCGCACCATGGGCCATGCCGGCGCCATCGTGGCGGGCGGCAAGGGGGGCGCCGACGACAAGATCGACGCCATGAAGTCCGCCGGTATCACCGTCGCCGACAGCCCCGCCCGCATGGGCGTCACGCTGGTGGAGGTGCTGAAGGGGTAG
- a CDS encoding MFS transporter, with protein sequence MPIYRNVATVMAATLLLQVALGALGVALPLVMNAAEWSALSIGAVIAGYSAGFMAGAFTAPRIIRSIGHIRAYAAYAGGAAATTLALALGSDFTWWLLSRFAFGICAAGIFAVAESWIADATPSERRGTVISAYQIVGRFGLILGPFVIALSGLMLGDTFVVAGIFLSLALIPIVFTGRGQPALPTGTTVSPLRLLTIAPAAAAAVFFAGIVNTGTLAFMPIWAETLQADSPAGAAALVLAVIYTLAMLVQWPAGWISDRVDRRLVIAGLAGLSALFALLLAVLLNPGLVGGAVLAGLWGAASLAYYAVGVAHAADRSRVEDLPAIASGTLLVWAAGAVLGPILSGIAYAGPLGARGLFLFAAVFSAILAAGMLWRRSVRKPVREDEREPFVYLSATSAGLAEIDTPEAAEPEPAPASGPRP encoded by the coding sequence ATGCCTATCTATCGCAATGTCGCCACGGTCATGGCCGCCACCTTGCTGTTGCAGGTGGCGCTGGGCGCGCTGGGCGTGGCCCTGCCGCTGGTGATGAACGCGGCTGAGTGGTCGGCCCTGTCCATCGGCGCCGTGATCGCGGGCTATAGCGCGGGCTTCATGGCGGGCGCGTTCACCGCGCCGCGCATCATCCGCTCCATCGGTCATATCCGCGCCTATGCCGCCTATGCCGGGGGCGCGGCGGCCACGACGCTGGCGCTGGCGCTGGGCTCCGATTTCACCTGGTGGCTGCTGTCGCGCTTCGCCTTCGGGATTTGCGCGGCGGGGATTTTCGCCGTGGCCGAAAGCTGGATCGCCGACGCCACCCCGTCCGAACGGCGCGGGACGGTGATCTCGGCCTATCAGATCGTCGGCCGCTTCGGCCTGATCCTGGGGCCGTTCGTGATTGCGCTGAGCGGGCTGATGCTGGGCGACACGTTTGTGGTGGCCGGGATTTTCCTGTCGTTGGCGCTCATCCCCATCGTGTTCACCGGGCGCGGCCAGCCTGCCCTGCCCACCGGCACGACCGTATCGCCCCTGCGCCTTCTGACCATCGCGCCGGCCGCGGCGGCGGCGGTGTTCTTCGCCGGCATCGTCAATACCGGCACGCTCGCCTTCATGCCGATCTGGGCTGAAACCCTGCAGGCGGACTCGCCCGCGGGCGCCGCCGCGCTGGTGCTGGCGGTGATCTATACCCTGGCCATGCTGGTGCAGTGGCCGGCGGGCTGGATTTCCGACCGGGTCGACCGGCGCCTGGTGATTGCGGGCCTCGCCGGTCTGTCGGCCCTGTTCGCGCTTCTGCTCGCGGTGCTGCTCAATCCCGGCCTTGTCGGCGGGGCGGTGCTGGCGGGACTGTGGGGGGCTGCGAGCCTGGCCTATTACGCCGTGGGCGTCGCCCATGCCGCCGACCGGTCGCGGGTGGAGGATCTGCCCGCCATCGCGTCGGGCACGCTGCTCGTGTGGGCCGCCGGCGCGGTGCTGGGCCCGATCCTGTCGGGCATCGCCTATGCCGGCCCGCTGGGCGCGCGCGGCCTGTTCCTGTTCGCCGCCGTGTTCAGCGCCATTCTGGCCGCCGGCATGCTGTGGCGCCGTTCGGTGCGCAAGCCGGTGCGCGAGGACGAGCGCGAGCCTTTCGTCTATCTCAGCGCCACCTCGGCGGGTCTGGCGGAGATCGACACCCCCGAAGCGGCGGAACCCGAGCCCGCGCCAGCATCCGGACCCCGGCCATGA